The Thermosphaera sp. DNA window GTTCTCCATAACGAAGGCTATCGGCCGAATCCGGTGAACAGCATCATAGAAGGCACCCAGGCATGGGTGTGCTGGATGTCTTCTCCCTCTCTTGGTCAGGTTCAGAAGCGACCATGGCTCGCACGGCGGGCCGCCTATGATTAGGTCGAACTCTCCTTCCACCCTCTCTTTCACGAGGTCCACTTGGGCCGTCTTCCCCACCCCATTCAACTCGTAAGTCGCGCAGGCCTGATCGTCAATATCCATTCCGACAACCTCGAAGCCTGCCCAAGCGAAACCGAGGGCTAGGCCGCCCATTCCGCAGAAAAGATCGAGAACCCGCCGCCTGTCCATCTGAGGGCCCTCACCTCTCCGTCCTAAATACTGCACCTCCGGCAAGCCTAACATGCCCCTCCTTCTCGAGCTCTTCGAGTATCTCATCCGCCAGTCTATCCACGTTAATTCCGCTGAATCTGAAGTTTTCGTGGCAGCTGATACAGACGCGTAACCTAGCCCTTGCGGTTATGATATCCGTGCGGTAGTACTTGTCCAGAATTTCAAGGAGCCGGTGCTTACAGTCCGCCTTTATGAGGTTCTCGGCTCTGCGCCTAAGGATGTGCGGATCATCAGTTTTTATCGCCCACATCCCATTACGGGGCTGAACCACGACACCCTTTTTCACCAGCCCCCACAGAAGAGAGAAGACGATATACTTTCTCGCCCCCGGTATCTTTGCTTTTTTCATCAGTTCCTCTAGTGTGAGTAATTTATCCGGCTCCCCGGACAGCACGTCCATTATCCTAGACTCATCCGGATATATCCACATTCCGTCCTTCTCCAATAATCTTCCGCGCATCCGCAATGTGCTGAGAATCTCCCTTATCCAGAGACCGCCCATCCGCCTGTTAAGAGCGTCTAGTATTTTTGACACAGACAAAGCGTGAGGTACTCTCCTAAGTGCGTCGATGACGTCTGATTCGAGCCTTGCTAGGATTGTACGTGCAAACTCCGTCAGGTGATCGTCGCCCTCTATAACCCAGATCAAACGGGTATCCAGCCCATCAAGCTGTAGTGGCCGCACGCCCGCACTCCGCAGATCTTCCAGACCCCTCAGGATCAGGGATGCCGGCACGTTCAGAGAGCTCTCAGCTTTCGGAATGGCGATGAGCCCCTTCTCCTCCAACTCTCGTCGGAGCCAGTCAAGAATCGCCGCTCCTGTAGCCGCGTAAAGGACCTCGACCCCTATTTTGGTCACTTTGACTTCCCCTCCGAATTTCTTGATAAGGCCCGTATCTCTCATCCACAGAACATCCTCGTATGTCAAATTAGTACCGAAAATTGAACACAGCTCCTTAAATGATTTTGGGAGGAGCTCCTCATTCTCATGCATCCTGACCAGCTCCACTATACACGACATCACGGATTTGTTCCTATATAGTTTTTCGGCTATCGTTTGAAGACGGACTTTCTGACGATCAAGTATCAGAGTCCACAGAGCTAATGGTGCATACTCTGCCGGGCCCGGCATTTCGCCTCTAAGCCTCATCAGGGAAAGCTTCTGATCTAAGAAGCCGGCAACAATATCGTCACTAGTTGGGGCCTTATTCTGTGCCCAAATCAGGTATCCCGCCTCCCATTTGATGGAGCCTGTTCTGAACCGTGAGGGATCGACATTGGGGTAATGATGCCGGATGGCCTCCTGAGCGACCTTCATGCGAGCTCTAACGAATCCGATGATGTCATCCTCGAGGATCTCCGAATCACTCTCCGCGGGCTCGATGATGAAGGCCTCGGGGAGAGTCTGTCTTCCTCTTCCATACCACGTCACGGTGAGTGCCCTGACGGGTTCCCCCCTCAGCGCCTCAACGCCTTTAATATCGCCGTTCCATACAAGCTGGATTGCCACACCTCTGTTGAAGCGGCCCGCGATGCTGATAAGGGGGAGCCTGACATCGGATAAGTAGCCCGCGACGACCTGTATTGCGCCGAGCGCCACTCCTCCTCGCAGTTTTTCCCGCAATTGGCGTGAGGCAACTCTGCAGAAGTTTTCGAAGGCGATGG harbors:
- a CDS encoding DNA cytosine methyltransferase, producing MDRRRVLDLFCGMGGLALGFAWAGFEVVGMDIDDQACATYELNGVGKTAQVDLVKERVEGEFDLIIGGPPCEPWSLLNLTKRGRRHPAHPCLGAFYDAVHRIRPIAFVMEN